In a genomic window of Streptomyces sp. SJL17-4:
- a CDS encoding serine hydrolase: MAGESPDKAEQQGSSQETTASGGGGRDPRLSVLHKSDASSAASVSSPPASAVQVDQPTAVFKTLAPRTPEDDAPAAAPERSEQSEAEPEPEKAPESESDRLKAAVAAWVATAEDAPEESEESEESDEDDDEDEPEGDAAESDESAEDELEPEDEESVEPKATTEPFTEKSSAESWFAARKPAADEEPATEEPADTPAESAESADSGDGVDDEPVDQPTTMFKAVRLPVDQPTTALKLPSSLTGNGNGNGTGDTDSERTSTFLPLRADIPAEQKAQKAQAAAAAPKAPEAPRPAASAPVQPKAPSASAPTAAPAPASAPAPALSEPERTRQQPLPPLPPLDLLAELTNTPPPPPTPLRTTVRRVRIWTPLIVLILIVFAIVQMVRPLPAPVLTLTAAPTFTFGGGELKLPFPTEGQGAVEVEGVGSMGTYGAQKPAPIASVTKTMTAYVILRDHPLKGSQKGPEIEIDQKAADQGKAEHESTAPVQQGQTYTEKELLELLMIPSANNVARLLARWDAGSEAAFVEKMNAAAKDLGMTQSTYTDPSGLLDSTVSTPQDQLKLAKAVMQYDVFREIVNMPNVTVDGIPGRIENNNNILLKPGVSGIKTGSSTPAGGNLLWSANTVVDGKNRRILGIVMGAKDAEQLGQKLQLAIDNSYKLIQQAQKDVTSAAVVRKGQVLGYVDDGLGGRTPVVATKELKAIGWPGLQVKLALTDGGKAVPHTGKAGDIVGQVSIGTGAGKVSSPVALKTDLAEPGFDKKLTRVG; encoded by the coding sequence GTGGCGGGCGAGTCCCCCGACAAGGCGGAGCAGCAGGGGTCGTCTCAGGAGACGACGGCCTCGGGCGGCGGCGGCAGGGATCCTCGGCTTTCCGTGCTCCATAAGTCGGACGCCTCGTCGGCGGCTTCGGTTTCGTCGCCGCCGGCATCGGCGGTGCAGGTGGACCAGCCGACGGCCGTCTTCAAGACCCTGGCGCCGCGGACCCCGGAGGACGACGCACCGGCGGCTGCGCCGGAGCGGTCGGAGCAGTCGGAGGCGGAGCCGGAGCCGGAGAAGGCTCCGGAGTCCGAGAGCGACCGTCTGAAGGCCGCGGTGGCGGCGTGGGTGGCGACGGCGGAGGACGCGCCCGAGGAGTCCGAGGAGTCCGAGGAGTCCGACGAGGACGACGACGAGGACGAGCCGGAGGGCGACGCGGCGGAGTCGGACGAGTCCGCTGAGGACGAGCTGGAGCCGGAGGACGAGGAGTCCGTGGAGCCGAAGGCGACCACGGAGCCGTTCACGGAGAAGTCCTCCGCGGAATCCTGGTTCGCGGCGCGGAAGCCGGCGGCGGACGAGGAGCCCGCGACCGAGGAGCCCGCCGACACCCCCGCCGAATCCGCCGAGTCTGCCGACTCCGGCGACGGCGTCGACGACGAGCCGGTCGATCAGCCGACGACCATGTTCAAGGCCGTCCGGCTGCCGGTGGACCAGCCCACGACCGCCCTGAAGCTCCCGTCGTCCCTGACCGGCAACGGCAACGGCAACGGCACCGGGGATACGGACAGCGAGCGCACCAGCACCTTCCTGCCGCTGCGGGCGGACATCCCGGCCGAGCAGAAGGCTCAGAAGGCCCAGGCGGCCGCGGCGGCCCCCAAGGCGCCCGAGGCTCCCCGGCCCGCCGCCTCCGCCCCCGTACAGCCGAAGGCGCCCTCGGCGTCGGCGCCCACAGCCGCGCCCGCCCCCGCATCCGCTCCCGCTCCCGCGCTCTCCGAGCCGGAGCGGACGCGGCAGCAGCCGCTCCCGCCGCTGCCCCCGCTCGACCTGCTCGCCGAGCTGACGAACACCCCGCCCCCGCCGCCGACTCCGCTGCGGACGACCGTGCGTCGGGTGCGGATCTGGACCCCGCTGATCGTGCTGATCCTGATCGTCTTTGCGATCGTGCAGATGGTCCGCCCGCTGCCCGCGCCCGTGCTGACGCTCACGGCCGCGCCGACCTTCACCTTCGGCGGCGGTGAGCTGAAGCTGCCGTTCCCGACCGAGGGGCAGGGCGCCGTCGAGGTCGAGGGCGTCGGATCGATGGGTACGTACGGGGCGCAGAAGCCGGCCCCGATCGCGAGCGTCACGAAGACGATGACGGCGTACGTGATCCTCCGTGACCACCCGCTCAAGGGGAGCCAGAAGGGCCCCGAGATCGAGATCGACCAGAAGGCCGCCGATCAGGGCAAGGCGGAGCACGAGTCGACGGCGCCGGTCCAGCAGGGTCAGACGTACACGGAGAAGGAGCTCCTGGAGCTCCTCATGATCCCCTCCGCGAACAACGTGGCCCGGCTGCTCGCGCGCTGGGACGCCGGTTCGGAAGCCGCGTTCGTCGAGAAGATGAACGCCGCCGCGAAGGACCTGGGCATGACCCAGTCCACGTACACCGACCCGTCGGGTCTGCTCGACAGCACCGTGTCGACCCCGCAGGACCAGCTGAAGCTGGCGAAGGCGGTCATGCAGTACGACGTGTTCCGCGAGATCGTGAACATGCCGAACGTGACGGTGGACGGCATCCCCGGCCGGATCGAGAACAACAACAACATCCTGCTCAAGCCGGGTGTCAGCGGCATCAAGACCGGCTCGTCGACCCCGGCGGGCGGCAATCTGCTCTGGTCGGCGAACACGGTCGTCGACGGCAAGAACCGGCGCATCCTCGGCATCGTGATGGGCGCGAAGGACGCGGAGCAGCTCGGCCAGAAGCTCCAGCTCGCCATCGACAACAGCTACAAGCTGATCCAGCAGGCCCAGAAGGACGTCACCTCGGCGGCCGTCGTCCGCAAGGGCCAGGTCCTCGGCTACGTGGACGACGGCCTCGGCGGCCGGACGCCGGTCGTGGCGACGAAGGAGCTCAAGGCGATCGGCTGGCCGGGCCTCCAGGTGAAGCTGGCGCTGACGGACGGCGGCAAGGCCGTCCCGCACACCGGCAAGGCGGGCGACATCGTCGGCCAGGTGTCGATCGGCACCGGCGCCGGCAAGGTCAGCTCCCCGGTCGCGCTGAAGACGGACCTGGCGGAGCCGGGCTTCGACAAGAAGCTGACCCGCGTGGGCTGA
- a CDS encoding MFS transporter, translating into MAATGLAAVTHILWFFFFANSGGDLAAQDAWAEFVGRHPDSAYNLAWYGGMHPVSYSVVSPYLMSMLGVRSTMMVAGTLSAGLTALILVRVRAVRNPLACSLAGVFAFLCNALSGRVTFGLGMMFAVGAVAAVFCWPHRWRRKRWAKAAVAAPLAGLATACSPVAGLFLGVAAAALFLNRRRPGAYALGLAPVAVVALSSWLFPFSGTQPMAFGSTALPLLFGVLTFLLVPKDWRTVRTAAAVYTIGTLLTWLIDSQIGSNISRLPMLFAGVVLLAALPYTAPRSRRWYALVVAFVGLNFWIGFKGVDDVIRTAPDASWARELAPLINQLQVRDARKARVEVVPASSHRESSALSPYINLARGWNRQADMERNPLFYDDTLNSVNYEDWLHRWAVHFVVLPTGAPDSGAEQEAELVDEGLPYLKQVWSDENWRLYEVANPTPLANPPAVVQSAEENEVVIRVESPGRVLIRVPYSPWLALVDENGGKIESPQETEASKLAREESDTELPKVFANEEGCLFKTEADAEGDEWTELVAPKAGVYRLAAPYKLSRGTPCPEELR; encoded by the coding sequence ATGGCGGCCACCGGCCTCGCGGCCGTCACCCACATCCTGTGGTTCTTCTTCTTCGCGAACAGCGGCGGCGACCTGGCGGCGCAGGACGCATGGGCCGAGTTCGTCGGCCGGCACCCGGACTCGGCGTACAACCTGGCCTGGTACGGCGGGATGCACCCGGTCTCGTACAGCGTCGTGTCGCCGTATCTGATGTCGATGCTCGGCGTGCGCAGCACGATGATGGTCGCGGGGACGCTGTCGGCGGGGCTGACCGCGCTGATCCTGGTGCGGGTGCGGGCGGTCCGTAACCCGCTCGCGTGCTCGCTCGCGGGCGTCTTCGCGTTCCTCTGCAATGCCCTGTCGGGGCGGGTGACCTTCGGTCTCGGCATGATGTTCGCGGTCGGCGCGGTCGCGGCGGTGTTCTGCTGGCCGCACCGCTGGCGCCGCAAGCGCTGGGCGAAGGCCGCGGTGGCGGCGCCGCTCGCCGGCCTGGCGACGGCGTGCAGCCCGGTGGCGGGTCTGTTCCTGGGGGTCGCGGCGGCGGCTCTCTTCCTGAACCGCCGGCGGCCGGGTGCGTACGCGCTGGGCCTGGCGCCGGTGGCGGTCGTGGCGCTGTCCTCGTGGCTGTTCCCCTTCTCGGGCACGCAGCCGATGGCCTTCGGCTCGACGGCGCTGCCGCTGCTGTTCGGCGTGCTGACCTTCCTCCTCGTCCCGAAGGACTGGCGGACGGTCCGCACCGCGGCGGCGGTGTACACGATCGGCACGCTGCTGACCTGGCTGATCGACTCGCAGATCGGCTCGAACATCTCGCGGCTCCCGATGCTCTTCGCGGGCGTCGTGCTGCTGGCGGCCCTGCCGTACACGGCGCCGCGCTCACGCCGCTGGTACGCGCTGGTAGTGGCCTTCGTCGGCCTGAACTTCTGGATCGGCTTCAAGGGCGTCGACGACGTGATCCGTACCGCCCCGGACGCCTCCTGGGCGCGCGAGCTCGCGCCGCTGATCAACCAGCTCCAGGTGCGGGACGCGCGCAAGGCGCGGGTGGAGGTCGTACCGGCGTCGAGCCACCGTGAGTCCTCGGCGCTGAGCCCGTACATCAACCTGGCGCGGGGCTGGAACCGTCAGGCGGACATGGAGCGCAACCCGCTCTTCTACGACGACACGCTGAACTCCGTGAACTACGAGGACTGGCTCCACCGCTGGGCCGTCCACTTCGTGGTGCTGCCGACGGGCGCGCCCGACTCGGGCGCGGAGCAGGAGGCGGAACTGGTCGACGAGGGCCTGCCGTACCTGAAGCAGGTCTGGTCGGACGAGAACTGGCGCCTGTACGAGGTCGCGAACCCGACGCCGCTCGCGAACCCGCCGGCGGTGGTGCAGAGCGCGGAGGAGAACGAGGTCGTGATCCGCGTCGAATCCCCCGGCCGGGTCCTCATCCGCGTCCCGTACTCCCCGTGGCTGGCCCTGGTGGACGAGAACGGCGGCAAGATCGAATCCCCGCAGGAGACGGAGGCGTCGAAGCTGGCCCGCGAGGAGTCGGACACCGAGCTCCCGAAGGTCTTCGCCAACGAGGAGGGCTGCCTCTTCAAGACGGAGGCGGACGCGGAGGGCGACGAATGGACGGAACTGGTCGCCCCGAAGGCCGGCGTCTACCGCCTGGCGGCCCCGTACAAACTCTCCCGGGGCACACCGTGCCCGGAAGAACTCCGCTGA
- a CDS encoding DUF4240 domain-containing protein — MTWADFWALMATLNGEATEESCQRLAEELSRRSVPDIIGFAERNAEALYRLDQEKFGTLPVVDLTARYGSPFPQSADVFLYARCAVVAAGQAVWESVFFDVDKFTPYTASECDGEWLLYVPDKAYELATGEEWDRSTRYCFESYSNRDGWPDLRS; from the coding sequence ATGACATGGGCCGACTTCTGGGCACTGATGGCCACCCTGAACGGCGAAGCAACCGAAGAGAGCTGCCAGCGCCTCGCTGAGGAACTGAGCCGCCGCTCCGTCCCCGACATCATCGGTTTCGCGGAGCGTAACGCCGAGGCTCTGTACCGCTTGGACCAGGAGAAGTTCGGCACCCTGCCGGTGGTCGACCTGACGGCCCGGTACGGCAGTCCCTTCCCGCAGTCGGCCGACGTGTTCCTGTACGCACGCTGCGCCGTGGTGGCCGCGGGGCAAGCTGTGTGGGAGAGCGTCTTCTTCGACGTCGACAAGTTCACCCCGTACACCGCCAGCGAGTGCGACGGCGAGTGGCTGCTGTACGTGCCGGACAAGGCGTACGAGCTGGCCACCGGCGAGGAGTGGGACCGCTCAACCCGGTACTGCTTCGAGAGCTACTCCAACCGAGACGGTTGGCCAGACCTGCGGAGCTGA
- a CDS encoding DUF6578 domain-containing protein, with amino-acid sequence MTLTIWVDDWQMQCCGESFAPGDVVSWTLLEVDPEDYADIVGGERADEIDFREEHHGQGEGHTPTSVEVVSIVEVHCRYGVPPGATDKANYPVPGTTVLVPVKAADGWAKARPDVGFAGYLVTARRASDEPEDAAIPIRR; translated from the coding sequence ATGACGTTGACGATCTGGGTCGATGACTGGCAGATGCAGTGCTGCGGAGAAAGCTTCGCGCCAGGGGATGTCGTCTCGTGGACGCTGCTGGAGGTCGATCCGGAGGACTACGCCGACATCGTCGGTGGCGAACGTGCGGATGAGATCGACTTCCGCGAGGAGCACCACGGCCAGGGGGAGGGGCACACACCCACCTCGGTGGAGGTGGTGTCGATCGTCGAGGTGCACTGCCGCTACGGGGTACCCCCGGGCGCCACGGACAAGGCGAACTACCCCGTTCCGGGCACGACCGTTCTGGTCCCGGTCAAGGCGGCGGACGGGTGGGCGAAGGCCAGGCCGGACGTTGGCTTCGCGGGCTACCTGGTGACCGCACGGCGTGCCTCCGACGAGCCCGAAGATGCCGCTATCCCGATCAGGCGGTAG
- a CDS encoding GntR family transcriptional regulator — MPEQPPYLHIADVLRRRIAEHEWTPGDRLPSRAQIGQECGVGENVVRRAQELLISQGVLEGRAGSGTYVAEPRQRVRMVRSAAREQPDGSPFRADMKAVGRNGGWESRTDAKVPAPAEIAARLGIGEGELCVRTVYEFLADGRPVQLSTSWEPYDLTGGTLVVLPEGGPHAGAGVVNRMAQIGVTISHAVEQPEPRQATAEEASLLGIQKAALVTHIRRTYYSDQGRPVETADIVVPAALCEIVYEIPIS, encoded by the coding sequence ATGCCTGAGCAGCCGCCTTACCTCCACATCGCCGACGTACTCCGGCGGCGGATCGCGGAGCACGAGTGGACTCCTGGTGACCGGCTGCCCTCTCGGGCCCAGATCGGCCAGGAGTGCGGGGTGGGCGAGAACGTCGTTCGCCGGGCCCAGGAGTTGTTGATCTCCCAGGGCGTGCTGGAGGGGCGGGCCGGGTCTGGGACCTACGTGGCCGAGCCCCGGCAGCGGGTGCGGATGGTTCGGTCTGCGGCGCGCGAGCAGCCCGACGGATCGCCCTTCCGGGCCGACATGAAGGCCGTGGGGCGGAATGGCGGCTGGGAGAGCCGGACCGATGCCAAGGTGCCCGCGCCGGCGGAGATCGCTGCGCGGCTCGGGATCGGTGAGGGCGAGCTGTGTGTCCGGACCGTGTACGAGTTCCTCGCCGACGGGCGGCCCGTGCAGTTGTCGACGAGCTGGGAGCCGTACGACCTCACCGGCGGGACCCTCGTCGTCCTTCCTGAGGGTGGGCCTCATGCCGGGGCCGGCGTCGTGAACCGGATGGCCCAGATCGGCGTCACCATCAGCCACGCCGTCGAGCAGCCCGAGCCGCGGCAGGCGACCGCTGAGGAAGCGTCGCTCCTTGGGATCCAGAAGGCCGCGCTCGTCACGCACATCCGGCGGACCTACTACAGCGACCAAGGACGGCCCGTGGAAACTGCGGACATCGTTGTGCCCGCAGCACTGTGCGAGATCGTCTATGAGATCCCCATCAGCTGA
- a CDS encoding GntR family transcriptional regulator, with amino-acid sequence MRSLRHTIADDLRSQITTGELTAGTRLPSEPQLATHYKVSTPTLRNALALLQAEGLIEKIHGKGNFVRHPLRRLTYTGGRLTPDGDLHVTIRTTNLRARGHLIPLLKVPSRALLTEFFCVTHQGESPHSLARIYVPRDLAPAELHWHRSGVSQSRDRVSARLPTPEEASTLRISSALAVLSITRVSTDNTGRVVEAALLVLPSDRTDALFDTHHVTNEKGQEG; translated from the coding sequence ATGCGGTCCCTCCGCCACACCATCGCCGACGACCTCCGGTCCCAGATCACCACCGGCGAACTCACGGCCGGCACCCGCCTTCCCTCGGAGCCCCAGCTCGCCACGCACTACAAGGTCAGCACTCCAACCCTGCGGAATGCCCTGGCACTCCTCCAGGCCGAGGGCCTGATCGAGAAGATCCACGGCAAGGGCAACTTCGTCCGCCACCCCCTCCGCAGACTCACGTACACCGGAGGCCGCCTCACCCCGGACGGAGACCTCCACGTCACGATCCGCACGACCAACCTCCGAGCGCGCGGACACCTGATCCCCCTACTCAAGGTCCCGTCGCGGGCGCTGCTGACGGAGTTCTTCTGCGTCACTCATCAGGGGGAGTCGCCGCACAGCCTGGCCCGCATCTACGTCCCTCGCGACCTGGCGCCCGCGGAGCTCCATTGGCACCGATCCGGCGTGAGCCAAAGCCGAGACCGGGTCAGTGCCCGCCTCCCCACCCCCGAGGAAGCCTCAACTCTTCGCATCAGCTCGGCGCTGGCCGTCCTCTCGATCACTCGCGTGTCGACCGACAACACCGGCCGTGTGGTCGAGGCAGCACTTCTGGTCCTTCCCAGCGACCGCACGGATGCGCTCTTCGACACGCACCACGTAACCAACGAGAAAGGACAGGAAGGATGA
- a CDS encoding MAE_28990/MAE_18760 family HEPN-like nuclease — protein sequence MRTPGELEDALDEDLAWRRIEMHSILSQIRAARGPSRTGLCRAGVALLYAHWEGYAKKSLSNYLQYVARRKLKNSELQDCFVALAIEAAIAKEQNLTASRRSVRRITMLRDTRDDRPFIPSRDGIDTQSNLNSDVLFDLMTSLGLSPAPFETKTMLIDHSLLTSRNKIAHGEFLALDHVGYEELHYEVISIIETIRNLVVDAVSNQLYRKRSASP from the coding sequence ATGCGCACACCTGGAGAGCTCGAAGACGCATTGGATGAGGATCTGGCGTGGCGCCGCATCGAGATGCATAGCATCCTCAGCCAAATTCGCGCCGCGCGCGGACCCAGCCGAACTGGTCTATGCCGTGCAGGCGTCGCCCTCCTATACGCACACTGGGAAGGCTACGCAAAGAAATCACTCTCGAACTATCTACAATATGTCGCGCGCCGCAAACTAAAGAACTCTGAGCTTCAAGACTGCTTCGTCGCACTCGCAATAGAGGCGGCCATCGCTAAGGAGCAAAACCTCACAGCCTCCCGGCGGTCCGTCAGGCGCATCACCATGCTGCGCGACACCAGAGACGATCGCCCCTTCATCCCTTCAAGGGATGGAATCGACACACAGTCGAACCTAAATAGCGACGTCCTCTTTGACCTCATGACGTCACTCGGTCTAAGCCCGGCGCCGTTCGAAACAAAGACGATGCTAATCGACCACTCTCTCCTCACCTCCCGCAATAAAATTGCACATGGGGAGTTCCTTGCACTTGACCACGTAGGTTACGAGGAGCTGCACTATGAGGTGATCTCGATAATCGAGACCATCCGTAATCTGGTAGTCGATGCCGTCAGCAATCAGCTCTATAGAAAGAGAAGCGCCAGTCCGTGA
- a CDS encoding DUF262 domain-containing protein — MSINEVAAMYLDGDLETHPEFQRIFRWTLEQQSRLVESVFLGIPIPPIFVAQRSDGVWDVVDGVQRLSTIFRFMGVLKDDKGEIDLPLPLTSGEYLTSLSGVTWDTEAISPDSEIDPSDIVELSEAQRRVFKRARLDFQIVQKESDDQAKFDLFQRLNSGTRLSEQEARNCLAVMLDPSFSRWLDDLAAQGYYTSVVDITERKERESYGTENILRYLACARATMSELREMGDFGEFLTDQMREFVADPTFDREKEAERFRFVFSLLKEALGEKSFRRYYGDGDRFAGAFSVSAFEAVTSGIARNYEFWRDVPEEHDRLQMVRDRVKRVWQDSVFTQRSGGGKRTNRRIPYMVEVGERIFQG, encoded by the coding sequence ATGTCGATCAACGAAGTCGCGGCCATGTATCTGGATGGGGACCTTGAAACCCACCCAGAGTTTCAGCGGATTTTCCGTTGGACTCTTGAGCAGCAGTCTCGCTTGGTGGAGAGCGTATTCTTGGGCATCCCCATCCCCCCCATCTTCGTAGCGCAGCGATCAGACGGCGTATGGGATGTGGTCGATGGAGTCCAGCGACTCTCGACGATCTTTCGCTTCATGGGAGTCCTAAAGGACGACAAAGGCGAGATCGACCTTCCACTCCCGCTCACTAGTGGCGAGTATCTGACATCACTCTCCGGGGTCACCTGGGACACCGAGGCCATTTCACCGGACTCAGAAATCGACCCATCGGATATCGTAGAACTCTCGGAAGCGCAACGTCGAGTCTTTAAGCGCGCACGCCTCGATTTCCAAATCGTGCAGAAAGAGAGCGACGATCAGGCAAAATTCGACCTCTTCCAGAGGCTTAACAGCGGCACTCGCCTGTCAGAGCAAGAAGCTCGAAACTGTCTTGCCGTAATGCTTGACCCAAGCTTTTCAAGGTGGCTTGACGACCTCGCGGCACAAGGCTACTACACGAGCGTTGTCGACATTACGGAAAGAAAGGAAAGGGAATCGTACGGAACCGAGAACATTCTACGATACCTCGCCTGCGCCCGCGCAACAATGTCCGAGCTTCGCGAGATGGGAGACTTCGGAGAGTTCCTCACTGATCAGATGAGAGAGTTCGTCGCGGACCCCACCTTTGATAGAGAAAAGGAGGCAGAACGTTTTCGCTTCGTCTTTTCGCTCCTAAAGGAAGCACTAGGAGAGAAGTCATTTCGCCGCTACTACGGAGACGGCGATCGGTTCGCCGGAGCCTTTAGCGTTTCAGCCTTTGAGGCCGTCACCAGCGGGATCGCCCGGAATTACGAGTTCTGGCGGGACGTACCCGAGGAGCATGACCGGCTGCAAATGGTTCGCGACCGAGTTAAGCGCGTCTGGCAGGATTCAGTATTCACCCAACGAAGCGGCGGGGGGAAGCGCACAAACAGGCGTATCCCATACATGGTAGAGGTGGGCGAAAGAATCTTTCAGGGATAG
- a CDS encoding NUDIX domain-containing protein, with amino-acid sequence MLLYMSNSARETTSTPLHSVSVAGAVVREDGRLLAIRRADNGTWELPGGVLELTEAPEEGVAREVWEETGIRVEVEELTGVYKNTTRGIVALVFRCKPTGGEEQTSAESTAVEWLTPAEITDRMTEVYAIRLLDALDDEGPHVRSHDGRQLLGRSA; translated from the coding sequence ATGCTCCTGTACATGAGTAACAGCGCCCGAGAGACGACGTCAACGCCACTGCACTCCGTGTCCGTCGCGGGCGCAGTCGTACGCGAAGACGGCCGCCTCCTGGCGATCCGCCGAGCAGACAACGGCACCTGGGAACTCCCGGGCGGCGTCCTCGAACTCACGGAGGCCCCCGAAGAGGGCGTGGCCCGCGAGGTCTGGGAAGAGACAGGCATCCGAGTAGAGGTCGAAGAACTGACCGGCGTCTACAAGAACACCACCCGAGGCATCGTGGCGTTGGTCTTCCGCTGCAAGCCCACAGGCGGCGAGGAGCAAACCTCCGCCGAATCAACCGCGGTCGAGTGGCTCACCCCGGCAGAGATCACCGACCGCATGACGGAGGTGTACGCGATCCGCCTCCTGGACGCCCTGGATGACGAAGGCCCCCACGTCCGCAGCCACGACGGCCGGCAGCTCCTGGGAAGGTCAGCATGA
- a CDS encoding GntR family transcriptional regulator — MGTPVGGGRSVPRYVQIAEEIVQQIQAGVLKPGDLVPSESELVERYGVAGGTIRKAMVEVRASGLVETRHGKGSIVKDRPPVRLRSSDRFRASHRRGGKAAYLAESAQSGATAKVSVLYIGPMEAPEDIAERLGVDAGTQVLARRRLYFRNGVPVETASSYLPWDVVKDIPQLFSENPGPGGIYARLEDDGHVFVEFVETLQARPAAKAEASELALSPGAPVVHLLRNAVTKTGRVVEVCDTLMAADQFVFEYRIPAAD, encoded by the coding sequence GTGGGAACTCCAGTAGGAGGTGGTCGGTCCGTACCTCGGTACGTCCAGATCGCCGAGGAGATTGTTCAGCAGATCCAGGCTGGGGTTCTCAAGCCTGGCGACCTGGTGCCGAGTGAGTCCGAGCTCGTCGAGCGGTACGGCGTTGCCGGCGGGACCATCCGTAAGGCGATGGTCGAGGTTCGTGCGAGCGGGCTTGTGGAGACGAGGCACGGCAAGGGGTCGATCGTGAAGGACCGGCCGCCCGTGCGGCTGCGGTCGTCGGATCGGTTTCGGGCGTCGCATCGGCGTGGGGGGAAGGCCGCATACCTTGCGGAGTCCGCTCAGTCTGGTGCCACCGCCAAGGTGAGCGTCCTCTACATCGGGCCGATGGAGGCGCCGGAGGACATCGCCGAGCGGCTGGGCGTCGACGCCGGTACGCAGGTGCTCGCGCGGCGGCGTCTGTACTTCCGTAACGGCGTGCCCGTTGAGACCGCCTCCTCCTACCTTCCGTGGGACGTCGTCAAGGACATCCCGCAGCTCTTCTCCGAGAACCCCGGGCCCGGTGGGATCTACGCCCGGCTGGAGGATGATGGGCACGTCTTCGTCGAGTTCGTGGAGACGTTGCAGGCTCGGCCGGCCGCCAAGGCTGAGGCGTCCGAACTTGCCCTGAGCCCCGGGGCCCCCGTCGTTCACCTGCTGCGGAACGCCGTCACCAAGACCGGTCGCGTGGTCGAGGTGTGTGACACCCTCATGGCCGCTGACCAGTTCGTCTTCGAGTATCGGATCCCTGCCGCCGACTGA